Within the Nitrospira sp. genome, the region TGCGGTATGATCGTGTTCCATGCCGAGAACCAGCAGGATATGTTCGATTTCATCATGGCCGGTTTCACCATCAGCGAAAAGAACGACGTCACCCTGCCGGTCGGCGTCTGCTGCGACGGCTTCTTCGTGACGCACGCGCGCGGCTATGTTCGGATGCAGGACCGTGGGATTAAACTCCCCCCTCGCGAAGCATGGCGTGGGGCGGTGCCGGTTCTCGATGCGGAGAATCCTCCCGCGCGCCTCTCGCGCGACGCGCCAGTCCAGAAGTCGAATTTTATGGCGTACAATATTCACGCGGTGTGGCAACAAGAAGTGTGGGCGGCGGTGGAGCGCTCCAGGAAGTACATCGATCGATATATCGGGGGATTGCTATCCGGAGAAAATGTCGAAGATGCCGAGGCCTTGATCATCGCATCGGGCAGCGCAGCAGCGCAGTCTCGGGAAGCGGTGCGCTTGTGCAAAGAAAAGGGCATCAAGGTTGGCTTGATCAAGATTCGGTCGCTGCGTCCGTTCCCCACGCTCGAATTGCGAGCGCTCTGTAGTCGGGCCAAGCTGATCGTGGTACCGGAATTCAATTACGTCGGTTGGCTGGCCAAGGAAGTGGCTACAGCGATCTACGGGTACTCAAAGGCCAAGATCATCGGAGGTCCTCGAGTCTATGGCGGGCAATCGATGCCGGTCGAGTTGATCGTGGACGAAGTGGAGTCTGGGCTCACCGGAAAGAAGTCGACCAACGTGGCGTTTTCGTCCGTCATGGGTGGGAAAGTCGACCCGGAGGAAGTCGCGCATTTCATGCGGAGCATCTAGCTAAATAGTGATGAGACTGAGACGCGAAGGGCCCGTCGGTATGAAGCCGAACGGGCCCTTCGTAGTTTGCGGCTGATGGGCTCGCATTACGCCTGAATGTCGTCGCCGATCAAATCTTCGCTTTCCGGCATGCCGTACGCCACGAACTTGGCATACGATAGGTAAATCAGGCTGCTGTCACGCATGGCCCGGGCGCCTTGGCTCACGCGCTCGTATTTCGTGGGATCGGCCTTCTCGCTGTTCTGTTGCGCATTGACATAATCGGCCAAGAGCTTGTTGTATCGCTCCATGGCCCGTTCAACTTCCTGGTAGGCGCGCAAGATCTCGTTGGTCATAACCACTCCCTCATAATGATGACTCACGATACTCTACCGAGTTTTCTACGGTCAACCAGGCGATGAATCCGTTACGTCTTGTGTCGGACGTCGTGCTCCGGGCGGTCGAATCTGTGGGGCTCTTTCGCAACGCGAACGTCAGCGAGGAATTAGTTCATGGGCTACAGGATCTGTCGATACGCTTCACGCGAGAGCGGAACACGCTGACGGAGATCTATCTGGATCAGCCGCATTTGCTTACTGCCTATCTCCACTACTACCTTCCTGTCAACCTAGCCAAGATTCATGCGGTCCTCAGGGAGATCCCGCCATTCCGCGAAAGCGGAGACGACCCGAATGTGCTCAACGTCTTGGATGTCGGTGCCGGACCTGGGACGGCTTCATTAGCGGTTCAGGAATGGCTGGAAAGCACCGGACAATCGATCCCACGGCTGACGGTCACGGCGGTGGACCGGTCGCGGAAGGCCCTCGCGCTGGCGTTTATGCTGTGGAAGGCGGTGACGAGGGAGCGATGTTGGACTGGGGCTGCTCTGCACACGTACCGAGTGGACGTGGCACGGTTGGCCGAAGTTCAGCGCCTGACCGCTCGGGAGGGGGGACCGTTCGATCTCATCGTGATCGCGAATTTGCTCAATGAGTGTTTCTCGGGAGATCGGGATCCGGTTGGGCGGCGCTTGAAAATCGTTGCGCACTTGCTCAGTGTCTTAGATGACGAGGGATCTCTCCTTATCATCGAGCCGGCACTCCGCGAGCCCACCCGTGCGCTGCATCAATTGCGCGACCGTCTTGTCGAACAGGGACTTGCGACGATATATAGTCCCTGTCTCCATGACGCCCCGTGCCCGGCTTTGAGTCATCCTGACGATTGGTGCCATGAAGAGCGTCCGTGGCAAGCGCCCCCTCAAGTAGCGGAATTGGATCGAGCAGTCGGGTTCATGAAAGATGCTCTGAAGTTTTCCTATGCCGTATTGCGAAAAGATGGAAAGACGATCGTGCCGAGAGCTTCGGATCTTGTTCGCATTGTGAGCGAGCCGCGGCCCTTCAAAGGTGAGCTTCGGATGTTTGGATGCGGGGAGAGCGGCCGACGGGATTTCGGCCGATTGGAGAAGGAACGCTCGGACTCCAATGCAGTCTGGGATGAATGCCAGCGTGGGACCATTGTGAGGATCGAGGGAAGTCAACGGAAGGACAGGGCCACTTTGGAGCGCATCCAATCGAAAGGAATTGTTGAGATTGTCAGGTCCATTTGAAAGCAACGAAAGACAGTCGGGCGACAGTCATCACGATAGGCTACTCAACAGTGTCATGTTGCGTTCTGGGGATGGAAGGAGTGAGCAGAGCCGTGTCATAGACAGTTACCTCGGAGCGGGAGGTCTGATCAGATCATTAGAAGGTAGAAGAAATCATCTGCTGATGCTCTCTTCTCCCCCAATTATGGAATTGGCTGCCTTGCTTTGAACGACACTCGGTGGGCGGTGCTCGGAAGCAACCAATGATGAGCCAATGTAGGGCCTGGAGCGCCCTATAAACTGACCTAGTCCGCTTCTGGCTCCGATGATCCGTGCTGATGACTCACCCGATCTTCGTCGAATAGATCGGCCATTTCCTCGGCCATGAGTTGATCATCGTCCGGGATAGAAACCATGGGCAGGGTCTTCCTGGGCTTCTGCTGGTCGTCTTCTGCCCTTCCCGTCGCGGGCTTGGCCGACTGATCTGGGTGACTCTCCGGAAGCGGCTTGCCGGACTTGTCGTCGCTCATGGGAACCTCGTCTGCTATTCGAATGCTTCCATCACGCTCCGCTCCGCGAAGGGATGCCGACAGGCGCGACAGGTGACAAAGTAGTGCGCCTCTCGCACCGACATCACGATCCGAAAGTCCAAGTCCACGCCGCGCGCATGACATTTTGGACATGGGATGGTGTTCATAAAATACGGAATGTCGGGCTGTGTGCGCTCGTAGAACTCCATGTCCGTATGGACGGGAAAATTATAGCGGCACTTAAGGCATATCGCCTTCCACTCGCCGTCCGGCTGCATAAACCGAGGATCGATCCCAAAGGAATTCCCTTTGCAGATCGCGCAACGAACGTCGCTGAGTCGTGATTCGACTTCTTGAGCGGTGACTGTCGCCATGGGTGTGCCTGGACTCAATTCTACGCACTCGCAGTATAACGGTCGGGATTACAGACAACAAGTGGCGAGGGCGGGCCTTAAACATTCGCCGCTGCACGGATTTGTTTTGGAGTCAAGAAGCCTCAAGACTATACTGCGAAATATGCACATGATTACGTCCAGGGTGTCGGTCGGCAATCGCGAGGACGCGCGGGAGATCCCCCCCACGTTTAGCGCGCTGCTGCTTGTGGCCGAAGAGTTCGAGGTTCAGCCCGCCCCGTGGATCGAATATGCGAAGATTCCGCTCACGGAGTATGCGGCTGCCAACGTGGATGCGGTAGCGCGTGCGGTCGAATGGATTGAGCGGCGAATCGAAACGAATCGAATCCTAGTGTGTTGTCGAGCCGGAATGGGACGATCCGTATCGATGGTTCTCGCGTATCTCTGCTGCGTCGAGGGGATGACCTATGCGGATGCGGAGCGCTTGGTGAAAGCGCGCCGGCCTGGAGCCTCTCCGTTGCCGGATATCGAGCGTGTCATCGAGTCCGTACAGGAACGACGACGCACGCGTACTTGCCGTCCCCCTTCTTAATTGCACCGCTCCAATGCCTAACTAGGGCCCTCCAGTGGAGCTTGTACGGTTGCAGAGTGGTGTGCCATCATCACGCACGCCCTAGTCCGTCCTTCTCAAGACCTAGCGGTGCTGCCATGCCCGAGCTTCCTGAAGCCGAAGTCGTCGCGCGCCAAGTTCGGGATCACTTGGTTGGTGCGTCCCTGGCCGACATGTGGATTGGCCGGGCCGACATCATCCGTGAAGGGCTTCCATCCTGGCAGTGGTACTTGCGATCAACGCTAACGGCTGTCGAGCGTCGAGGCAAGAGCGTCGTCCTCGCCTTCACGAAATTTGAAGAAACCCGTTTTCTGGTTGCCGAATTGGGGATGACCGGACTCCTGTTGTTCGAGTGGGCTCGTACGGAATACCAAAAGCATACGCATCTACGTCTCCTATTCACCGGGGGTCGTCAGCCCGAGTTGTGCTATTGGAATCCGCGCCGATTCGGACGGGTCTCTTTACTCGATCAGGAGGGCTTGGAGGTCTACACGCGTCGACGATTTGGCTACGATCCGACCGCAATGACGTGGGAGCAGTTCTGGGACATACTGCGTGCACGTCGCGTGCGACTGAAAAATTTTCTGCTGCACCAACAACTCATCGCCGGCATCGGGAACATCTACGCCAATGAAGCGCTGTTCCGAGCTCGACTCCATCCGCATCGTGGAACGCATCGTGTCCCTCAAGCCCGTGCGCGCCTGCTGTATGAGGCAATCCGGGTTGTACTCGCCGAGGCGATCGAGCACGGGGGGTCCAGTATTCGAGACTTTGTGGCTCCTGACGGCACGAGAGGACTCTATGCTGGGCATCATCTCGTGTACGGTCATGCAGAAGAATCCTGTCCGATGAAGTGCGGTGCCAGGATACGAGCGCTGAAGTCGGAGCGCACCTCCTTCTACTGCCCGAGATGCCAACGTGTGTGAGGTGGTGCTGCACGCGCTCTGCTCACTGTGTATCCCTACCCATGCACAATTTTTCAAGGACTTAGAAAGACCCGTCTGTTAGGCCCTTCACGTGCTGCTTCTCACGCCCACGATGCTTAGGACTTCTGCTCAAAAACGTTAGGCCCTTTGGGGGATTGAGGTGCCCGCCAAAATCCGCTAATCTTTCGCTCCCTTAACTGGCAAACCCGCAAAGGAGTCCGTCGTCATGGCCAAGGTCCTCGAAGGTCCCGGGATGGGACTGATGAAGAAGTGGGGCATCCACGTGCCGAACTACGTTGTGGTGACGTCTGTCGATGAACTCACCAAGTTGGGACAAGCGAACGAGTGGCTGAAGAAGTCCAAACTCGTGGCGAAGGCGCACGAGGCACTCGGTTCCCGGTTCAAGCTGGGACTCGTGAAGGTGGACTTGGATTTCAAGGCTGCCGAAGCGGCGACCAAGGAAATGATCGGGCGCAGCGTCGGCAGCATTACTGTGTCGCAGGTCATTGTGTCGGAGATGGTACCGCATAAGGAAGAATACTATTGCGCCGTCAAATCGACTCGAGAGGGCGGCGAAATCTTGGTGGCCAATTGCGGCGGCATTGAAGTGGAGTCCAATTGGGAACGAGTCAAGCGCCTGTGTTTGGATGTCGGTCAAACCCCCTCGCCGGAAGAGTTGGAAAAGCTCGCAAAGAATGCCGGTTTCACGGGTGCCTTGGCCAAGAAAATGGCCGAGTTCGCAGGGAAGATGTTCGGGTGCTTCGATAATGAAGATGCGCAATATCTCGAGGTCAATCCGGTTGTACTGCGGGAAAGCGATGGGGAATTGGTCGCGCTCGACGCAGTCACGCTGCTGGACGGCGATGCCAAATTCCGCCATCCCGATTGGAATTTTTCCTTTGCGGCGGAATTCGGACGGGCCTATTCCAAGCAGGAACTTGAAGTGATGTCGGTCGACTCCAAGATCAAAGGTTCGGTGAAGTTTATCGAGATCCCCGGCGGCGACACGGCTATGCTGCCAGCGGGCGGTGGGGCCAGCGTCTACTATTCCGATGCCGTGGTCGCGCGCGGCGGGAAATTGGCCAACTATGCCGAATATTCGGGCGATCCTCCTGATTGGGCGGTCGAAGTGCTGACCGACAAGGTATGTTCCCTACCTGGAATCAGGAACATCATTGTCGGCGGGGCCATCGCAAACTTCACTGACGTCAAGAAGACGTTCGGCGGTATCATCAACGGATTCCGCAAAGCCAAATCTGAGGGCAAATTGAACGGTGTAAAGATTTGGGTGCGCCGCGGGGGGCCGCGGGAAAAAGAAGGCTTGGATGCGATGCGTGCATTGAAGGACGAGGGCTTCGACATTAATGTCTTCGATCGCAATACACCGCTGACGGACATCGTCGACAAAGCGCTCCAGAAATAATCTACGCATCGAGTGCTGGGTTGGTAATGGCGAACGGTCCGGGCGGGCCGTTCCTCAGAACGCAGCACCGGGCATTCAGGATTGAACGAAGAGGGAGATTTCGATGAGTATTCTGGCGAACAAGGACACGCGCGTCGTGATTCAGGGTGGCCAAGCAGGGGTCAACGCTGCGCGACGCATGGCCGAATTCTGCTATCTAATCAAACGCCCGCTCAACGTCGAGGCGTTTGTCTATCCGCCCGATGCCGGCAAGACGAACGAGATCCCCTATGGGAGCGGACTGATCGCGATCCCGGTGTA harbors:
- the forA2 gene encoding ferredoxin oxidoreductase, with translation MSEALESQQKTNPQGDPITSVAAPKLDGKKDPHAEAKQQKVVTPEYLFHEAPRTKEFITGSEAAKEAIRRSNVDLAVAYPITPQSETMQLVGVLYGEGYVKEYYRGEEEVGVMAAIAGGSRAGVRCFTATAGPGTLRGMEGIASWPGHRLPAVAMFTCRVVNAPLAIQPDNIEIAYLLNCGMIVFHAENQQDMFDFIMAGFTISEKNDVTLPVGVCCDGFFVTHARGYVRMQDRGIKLPPREAWRGAVPVLDAENPPARLSRDAPVQKSNFMAYNIHAVWQQEVWAAVERSRKYIDRYIGGLLSGENVEDAEALIIASGSAAAQSREAVRLCKEKGIKVGLIKIRSLRPFPTLELRALCSRAKLIVVPEFNYVGWLAKEVATAIYGYSKAKIIGGPRVYGGQSMPVELIVDEVESGLTGKKSTNVAFSSVMGGKVDPEEVAHFMRSI
- the mutM gene encoding formamidopyrimidine-DNA glycosylase, producing MPELPEAEVVARQVRDHLVGASLADMWIGRADIIREGLPSWQWYLRSTLTAVERRGKSVVLAFTKFEETRFLVAELGMTGLLLFEWARTEYQKHTHLRLLFTGGRQPELCYWNPRRFGRVSLLDQEGLEVYTRRRFGYDPTAMTWEQFWDILRARRVRLKNFLLHQQLIAGIGNIYANEALFRARLHPHRGTHRVPQARARLLYEAIRVVLAEAIEHGGSSIRDFVAPDGTRGLYAGHHLVYGHAEESCPMKCGARIRALKSERTSFYCPRCQRV
- a CDS encoding protein-tyrosine-phosphatase — translated: MHMITSRVSVGNREDAREIPPTFSALLLVAEEFEVQPAPWIEYAKIPLTEYAAANVDAVARAVEWIERRIETNRILVCCRAGMGRSVSMVLAYLCCVEGMTYADAERLVKARRPGASPLPDIERVIESVQERRRTRTCRPPS
- a CDS encoding ATP citrate lyase produces the protein MAKVLEGPGMGLMKKWGIHVPNYVVVTSVDELTKLGQANEWLKKSKLVAKAHEALGSRFKLGLVKVDLDFKAAEAATKEMIGRSVGSITVSQVIVSEMVPHKEEYYCAVKSTREGGEILVANCGGIEVESNWERVKRLCLDVGQTPSPEELEKLAKNAGFTGALAKKMAEFAGKMFGCFDNEDAQYLEVNPVVLRESDGELVALDAVTLLDGDAKFRHPDWNFSFAAEFGRAYSKQELEVMSVDSKIKGSVKFIEIPGGDTAMLPAGGGASVYYSDAVVARGGKLANYAEYSGDPPDWAVEVLTDKVCSLPGIRNIIVGGAIANFTDVKKTFGGIINGFRKAKSEGKLNGVKIWVRRGGPREKEGLDAMRALKDEGFDINVFDRNTPLTDIVDKALQK